A genomic segment from Planctomycetota bacterium encodes:
- a CDS encoding ATP-binding cassette domain-containing protein, giving the protein MKPLVVQQVARSFEQGGRRVEALAGVDLEVQQGDFVAIMGASGSGKSTLLHLVAGLTSPDRGSIRVADQDLAKMNDKELTLFRRKHIGLIFQSFNLIPTLSAVENVALPLRLGGASRDGVLHEAQAMLRKLGLAHRVDHRPEAMSGGEQQRVAIGRALITQPDLILADEPTGNLDSAASQVVCQLLRDLCEKDHVTILMVTHEPSVAAWAKQVIFIADGRIVDRFDTASVDGPAALAQRYQSMLHTGDRGAGVGDR; this is encoded by the coding sequence GTGAAACCACTGGTGGTGCAACAGGTCGCGCGTTCGTTTGAACAAGGGGGCCGCCGCGTCGAAGCGCTTGCGGGCGTGGACCTTGAAGTGCAGCAGGGTGACTTCGTCGCCATCATGGGTGCCAGCGGGTCCGGCAAAAGCACGCTGCTGCATCTGGTCGCCGGTCTGACTTCGCCCGACCGCGGGAGCATCCGCGTCGCTGATCAGGACCTGGCCAAGATGAACGACAAGGAGCTGACGCTCTTTCGCCGCAAACATATCGGGCTCATCTTCCAGAGCTTCAATCTGATCCCCACGCTCAGCGCCGTCGAAAACGTCGCCCTGCCATTGCGCCTCGGCGGGGCGTCGCGTGACGGCGTCCTGCACGAGGCGCAGGCGATGCTCCGGAAGCTCGGTCTGGCCCATCGCGTCGATCATCGGCCCGAGGCGATGAGCGGAGGAGAACAGCAGCGCGTCGCCATCGGGCGCGCGCTCATCACCCAGCCCGACCTGATTCTCGCCGACGAACCGACCGGCAATCTCGACTCGGCCGCCAGTCAGGTCGTCTGCCAACTCCTGCGCGATCTGTGCGAGAAGGACCATGTGACGATTTTGATGGTCACGCACGAACCGAGCGTCGCGGCATGGGCCAAACAAGTGATCTTCATCGCCGACGGACGCATCGTCGACCGCTTCGACACGGCGTCCGTCGACGGCCCGGCCGCGCTGGCGCAGCGCTATCAGTCGATGCTGCATACTGGGGATCGGGGGGCGGGGGTTGGGGATCGGTGA